From the genome of Triticum aestivum cultivar Chinese Spring chromosome 3B, IWGSC CS RefSeq v2.1, whole genome shotgun sequence, one region includes:
- the LOC123065125 gene encoding rapid alkalinization factor-like translates to MARIGVAVLALLVAAAAVACLPAPASAGEQDSILLSRAATCDGAVGECGVDEDEEMGTGAYGTGEALRRSLARKPTARYISYAALRADQVPCNKRDKSYYTNCGSMQQANPYTRGCSAITRCARNMN, encoded by the coding sequence ATGGCCCGGATCGGCGTTGCAGTGCTCGCCCTCCTGGTGGCCGCCGCGGCGGTCGCCTGCCTGCCGGCCCCGGCCTCCGCCGGCGAGCAGGACTCCATACTGCTGTCGCGCGCGGCGACCTGCGACGGGGCCGTCGGGGAGTGCGGCGtggacgaggacgaggagatggggaCGGGCGCCTACGGCACAGGCGAGGCCCTGCGCCGGTCGCTGGCGCGGAAGCCGACGGCCAGGTACATCAGCTACGCGGCGCTGCGCGCCGACCAGGTCCCCTGCAACAAGCGCGACAAGTCCTACTACACCAACTGCGGCTCGATGCAGCAGGCCAACCCCTACACGCGCGGCTGCTCCGCCATCACGCGCTGCGCGCGCAACATGAACTGA